The genomic DNA TACTCGCGTTTCGCAGCCTATCTGTTCGCCAATGGCTTCGACGTCATCACCTACGATTACCGTGGCATCAGTGAGTCGCGCCCCGGCTCAATCAAAGGCCTCAACGCCTCATGGACCGATTGGGGCGCGCTGGACTTCGAGGCGATGCTCCGGCGCGCGCAGCGGGAATTTCCCGGACAGCCCATCGATGTGGTCGGGCATAGTTTTGGTGGCTGCGCGGCAGGCCTCGGTGAATCCGGACAGATCATCCGACGGCTGGTCACCGTCGGCGCGCAGTTCGCCTACTGGCGCGATTACGCCCCTGAACAGCGCTGGCGCATGTTCGGCAAATGGCATGTACTGATGCCGTTGCTGACGCGGGTCTTCGGCTACTTCCCCGGTAAACGCCTCGGCTGGCTGGAAGACACGCCGGCGGGTGTCGTGCGCGACTGGAGCACGCCTGCCCCGCGCTATGAACGACGTCCAAGCGGCCGGGCGATGCTGGCGAAAACGGGCCGCCTGCCCTTCGCCAACGTCCGCGCAAAAACCCTGGCCATCAGCATCAGCGACGACCCTTACGGCACCATCCCGGCCATCGAACGCCTGCTCGGTTACTTCGAAAACGCTGCAAAAACTCACCTGCGCATCGAGCCGCAGGACATCGGCGAACAACAAGTCGGACATTTCGCCTTTTTTCGCAGCGCATACCAAGCCACACTATGGCCTATCGCTCTGACCTGGCTGCAAACCGGCGCACTGGCCCCCGATACACCCGGGTGGCCAGTGCCACGCAGCTGAACCCTTTCAACGCACGACGGAACACACCATGGCCTCCGCCAACAAGCAGCAAAAACGCGCCGCCCGGGCTAAAAC from Pseudomonas baetica includes the following:
- a CDS encoding alpha/beta fold hydrolase, yielding MSSCSTACSRDTATVSQSFKETAADGFVLGGFTWRQALPDNQRPVVIINAATSVRCRHYSRFAAYLFANGFDVITYDYRGISESRPGSIKGLNASWTDWGALDFEAMLRRAQREFPGQPIDVVGHSFGGCAAGLGESGQIIRRLVTVGAQFAYWRDYAPEQRWRMFGKWHVLMPLLTRVFGYFPGKRLGWLEDTPAGVVRDWSTPAPRYERRPSGRAMLAKTGRLPFANVRAKTLAISISDDPYGTIPAIERLLGYFENAAKTHLRIEPQDIGEQQVGHFAFFRSAYQATLWPIALTWLQTGALAPDTPGWPVPRS